AGAAAATCCTTTTTAATGTCGTAGAAATCCACTACCATATCTTGATCGTCTAGCTCCGGGGCTGCGATATGCAGATAGGCAGTATAATTGTGGCCATGAACTGAGGCGCATCCACCCTGATGATTCATTAGCCTATGGCCTGCGACAAAATCGATTCGCTGAACCGCGGTAAACATTTATAAAAAAACTCCTCTACCTAAAAGTTGCCTGCCTCTCAATTAGCATATTGCACTCCATCCACAAGGCCCGTGCCGATGAAAGCCTCCTTTCTTTCTAAGCACGTAGCACATAGACCACAATGCACTTCCCCTCCAGCGTAACAAGACCATGTTTTCTCAAATGGCACCCCAAGCGATGCCGCCAATAAGACTATGTCGACCTTGCTCTTATCTATAAATGGGGCAATGACATCGATAGAACTCCAATCACACTGCTTTGCTACGCTATCCATGTCCGCAACGAATTCAGGCCTACAATCTGGATAAACCGCTCTATCTCCCGCATGCGCTGCATATGCTACCGCCTCGCTCCGTGTAGAAATTGCCCATGCGATAGCAAGCGATAAAAATACCATGTTGCGATTGGGAACAATTGTAACCTTCATATTTTCTAACTGATATTTCCCTTGAGGCAAAGGCACATTCCGATCCACTAGGGCACTCTCCCCAAACAGACCTCCGACTTGAGAAATATCTAGTACCCTAAGCTCCTGTCCAATTAAACAGCAAATTGACCTAGCCGATTCTATTTCCCTGCAATGACGCTGACCATAGTCAATGCTGAGACAACGCACCTCATGGCCTTGGCGGCGCAAATAAAAAAGCAAAGTGGTGGAATCTAAGCCGCCTGAATATACTAAGACTATTTTCATGCCTGAAACTCTCGCAAATAATGCCAATACTATATAACTCTGCTAATAAGTAAACAATTAGCGTCTTTTGAGAAGCAGCAATTGCCCAATGCACACATTTTTATTTTCTCCTGCTTCATGCCATAAGAGTAAGCTTTATAATTCACCAATAGCGATGCCGATTAAGCGGCAGTAATGTAGTAGTCTTGGAATTATGCCTAGTTTGTTAAATAAATTAAACGCCGTCACTTCATCGGAATCGATAAGGGAAAGCTCCATTGTAGATTTTGAGAACTCTGGCAGATGCCTTGCAGCACTCGTGCTGTCTGAGAAAAAGGGCAAGTGGAGCGTCCTGGACGAGCGTGGGCGAGAGTCTCAGTTGTCTTCCGATAGATTGTTTCTACTCTCAGCTCGGTCGGATTTAGCGAACGCTTCTAATTCAGAACGCATTTCGTTTTTAAGTGCCTTAAGTCAGGAAGCCCAAAGTCTCGAGAATTCACTTAATCTCGAAGAAGTTTGGGACGTAGTAAGAGATACTTCAAAAAAAATTACAGTTAGCGATGTTTGCGATCTCGTTTACGGGGAGAACGGTGCCAGGGAGCGGCTTGCGGCTCATAGAGCGCTACTGGAGGATAAGATTTTTTTTAAGCGACACAAAACGCACTTTGAACCTCGCGCGCCAGAATTAGTAGATGAACTCAAACTTCGTGCCGATACAGAGGCAAAGAAGGAGGCTAAGAGAGAGCAGCTTTTAGATTCTATTCTGTCGATCCTCAAAGGAGAAAAGCGCCAGCTTCCGCCAAATATTCGGGAGATAGAGCAACTCGCCGTTTTTGGCACACAGGCTCCGGACGCTAAGAACGCCATATCTCTTTTAGAGCACGTCGTTAAAACTAGTGGTCTCACATTACAGGGAACGGCAGAGCGCAAGGCGTTTGAACTACTAGTAGCCGTTGGTCGTTTTAGTCCAGATGAAAATCTCAGCATACACCGCTTTGGTAGATCGGCTGAGTTTGAGGCTAACCTTTGCGAAATGGCTAGAGACATTGCTGCCGCTACGACTTCCTTGCAATTTGAAGATCGAGAAGATTTCACTCATCTCCATGCAATTACCATAGACGACGAAGCTACGCGCGATATCGATGATGCCCTAACAATTGAAACGACTCAAAGTGGCTATCGCTTAGGCATTCACATCAGCGATGTAACTGCGTTAGTTGATGAGAGTTCCCCTTTGGCAGAGGAGGCTTTACAAAGGGGTAGCTCAATTTACTGCCCAAATTTTCAGATCCCGATGTTTCCCCCAGCCATATCCCAAAATGCCGCTAGTTTAATTAGCGGAGCAAACAGATTTGCTTTGAGTTTTTTTGTAGAACTTGACAGCCAATATGCTATTAAAGCACGGCTTATTAAGAGAACTATAATTTGCGTTCGGGAGTCCATATCTTATGATGAAGTGGATGAGTTACTATATGGGGACAAAGGCACAGGTTCCACGCTAGAGCACGAAAAATCGCAAATGTTGTTAAAATTTTGGGAGATAGCCTCCTGTCTCGAAAATAGACGGATTAGCAAGGGAGCTGTTTCCTTCTTTAGACGCGAAAAAACGCCAGTGGTGTTGGATGATGGCAAAATCATCCTCGAGCACTCGTCAGAAGACAGTCCCAGTAGAAAGCTCGTAGAAGAGATGATGATTCTTGCTAACGAAACGGCAGCGCAATTTGCCGCAGACAATTGCATACCAATTATTTTTCGTTGCCAAGAAAAGCCGGATATCGAAATCGACACCGTAGGTTTGGATATACCTGAGGGCCTCGCTCGCGAGTACGCACAACGCAGCCAATTTAAGCGCTCCCTCTACATGACAAAGCCATCTGCACATTTTGGTTTGGGTTTAAGTGTCTACACTCAAGTCACCTCTCCGATTCGCCGCGCTATCGATCTGCTCAATCAATATCAGCTAGTCAGATTTTTGCTAACTAACAGCCTAGCCTTTGAGCCCCAGAGGCTCGATGAGTTGTTAAGTTCACTGGAAACGCATTTGGCCGAGGTATTTACGATTCAACGCGAAGCTAACCGTTACTGGCTACTAAAATACCTTCAACAAGAGCGAATTTCAGAAATTTGCGGGACTGTCGTCAAGATTAGCGGGAAGCGCCCTCTGGCAGAACTAGATATACTGCATTCGCTTCAGCCGTTTACCCCAGTAGGAAGCAATAGAAGTTCTAGGTCTGGCGCGCCGAAATGTTTAGGCGAATTAGTTAGATTAAAGATTCAGCACATCGATCCACGAGAAGACAGTTTGGTGCTCATGGAAATGAGCCCAAAAACTTCTTAGGCCATTAATGGCACTGTTCGGGCGAACAAATGCCACTCGAGTCGCAGCCGCTAGCGAAGCTAAAAGATTCGTTTGCACATAGTCCAATATAGTTTACTAGCTCCACTAAAATCCGCACGTCAGCCGCCAAGTCCTCCAGGTTGCTTTCTACATGGGATGGAATTTGAGTAGGCATGATATCGTTTTCCACGAATGGACTTCCCTTTTTAGTTGATTGAAAGTAACGGCCATTTGAGCCGCAGTTTTCCCTACATATTGGATTATCGACAAGGGGAATAGGTTGCTAAAATAATAGAGAAATAAATTTTTACATTCTCGCTTCATGAGTTCTACTCTCGCTTTGCGGAGTAAAATCAATTAGTTGCGCGATGATAGAGCCTACCCAAACTTTACTCTCAAGCTTTAAAATATCTCTATGTGAGTCGGCTGATAGCCATATTAAAGCAGAATCTAGCTTTGGTTCCCTCTTACTGCTATCTGTAAGCTTTTCGACGCTTGGTACTATTCTATATGCCCTTACAGTTGTGCCATTGCCTAAACTTAAGCTCTCCAGTCCAGCAACTCTAAACGATATCAAAAACCGATTCTTGCCATTAAAAACATCAAATGTGTGCACAGAGCTAACTTCTATGGGCAAGGAGCGCGCCAAAAAAGCAGCAGACAAAGGATCGAGAGTCAGATTATTCGTGGCAAAAAACTGATTTGTTCCCTCTTCCCCATCTTTCCAACGGCGAGACTCGATGTGACCACTATCTAAAAACCTGACCTTGCGAATGCTATGATGTGAATTTTCTTTTTGCCAGGTAGTAAAACTAAGAGGCTTTAATGAGTTAGCCTCAAATAAGCTTTCCGAGTGGTGGCGAAGTTTATAAACCCAATCAATAACGTCTGCGGTTTTTGCATTTGCCTCAACTCTAAAAAACTTCTGCCCCTCAATTAAACGCTGCTTAACAACGACATCTCCACTAGCAACCGAAATCCCCTGCCAAGCTATGTCATATTTGTACGCGCCAAGGGGAAGCTGGAGTTTTGTATGGTTTTCATACGAATCGGTTTTTACATACACAGCCCCGGGATCTAAATATTCTCCAATTACGCGACTCGGAAAAACCAAACACCAAACTATCAAAATGCCATGAAGAATTCTCATAAGATATTGCAAAATTTAAAGCGCCTTAATATATGCACTATTAAATAATAAATTCCTCTGTTAAGTTAACAATCAAGTAGCTCGCGAAAGCAATTTTCAGATAAAATATATCACTTTTTGTAAAAACTGCAAACATTCGTCTTTTATTCCGAGATGTACTCTTTTCCACAATCACCGCATCTAGACAGTGTTCTTAAGCGACACTTTTGCCGCAATTCAATAGACATTTTAAAATCGGTCTATGAGTTATCTATACTAAATTGTGGAAGCATGGAAAATGGCCTGCATGGCCGAAACTTTCCTACTTGCAATGCCAAGCCCGCACGAATTGCAATAATACTTATTAACGATGCAACGGTTAGATGTGCAGAGGTTATTGCGGCGGGTTTTCTCGCCTGCGCGAACGAAGACCAATTGCAGAAAATAGATTTTGCGTCGCTGTCCTTTATAAGCGATTACGCCCTTAGCATACTCGAACTATCGCGAAAAGCACCGGACACATTGCTTAACAGACGTAATTCCCTTGCTATCTTGCAAGCTAGCCGCCTTGCATGTGCATTGTGGCTAGACAGGGCTCGCCACGTGCACATTGCCGAGAACTTGTGTCAAATCAGCAAAGAGAGGTTTTTGCAGCAAACAGCCCTCTACATATTACTTTCTAAAGTCTATTCTCCCAAAATTTCAGTAATGCTTAAAGCCTGGGAAGAGAGATTCATAAAAAAGCAGTTAAAGCATACCGAGAGAAAAACACTTGTATCCGCGCAAAGTAACTCTGCAAGAGCCCGACATGAGCTCGAGCGATAGCGAAGTAGAGAATGTACCTAAGACTCGCGTATTGGATTGGATAGCTACGCTTCCATTTGCTGTCTGCTTTATTCTACTATTAATCGCCATGGATCCAATTCACCGCGTAGGCTATTTTTTTGGTGCCAAAGTGCAAGACTCACTTTTTATAGCATTAAATAAAGGACTAGTAGCCTTACTAAGGATCCTTAATGCGCGAATTGCAGTGGAAAAGAGCGACAAAATAGATCCAAACAAGCAATACATCATAGTATCTAATCACCAATCGCTTTTTGATATCCCTATTATTGCAAGCATCTTGGCGAGAAACAACCCGAAATTCATCGCCAAAAAGGAGCTGGGTCAGTGGATTCCCAGCGTATCTTTTGTGTTGCGTCGAGGCAGACATGCCTTAATCGATCGCTCCGATGCAGGTAGCGCGGTTCAATCTATTTCGCAACTTGGCACTATGATGCAGCGCAGTGGATTTTCTATGGTGATATTCCCTGAGGGAACACGAGCAAGAGATGGCAAATTAAAGAAATTTCGCTCATTGGGACTAAATGCTCTTATTAAGGCCTCTCCTGATTGCCAAGTCCTGCCGGTTACAATTGATGGCTCATGGAAACTAGCCTTCTACAATTTCATGCCGATACCGAGAGGAGTTGTAATAACGATTAAAATCGGCGACCCGATTTTACACAACGCTGACGTATCGGCTTCAGCTCTTTCGCGTATGGCCGGAGAAATAATCGCAAAGAACATAAAAGAACTACACTCTCAGCATGACATGCATGGTTGAGAAGTTCGATCTATAGGTAGAAACGTCAACTTTTCGACTAACCCCTTTCCAAAATCATCTGCTTATCATAGGATTTTAGTTTTTATGGCTAGATTAACGACAAACGCACCCAAGGGTTTTCGACCTGTTCCGAGAACAGGTGTGATATACGTGATGACTGAGGCTTCTAGGCGAGGTTACCAGCGGACTGACACGAACTGGGCAAACCTTGGGCAAGGAGCGCCAGAAACTGGTCATTTGCCCAATTCGCCCGAAAGAATCACATCTATAGTGTTAGATGACAGCGATAATGAGTATGCACCCATAGATGGCCTACCAGAATTGCGAGATGCAGTAGCTAATCTTTATAATCAGCGGTATCGCCAAAAACACAAGAGCAAGTATCGCAGGGAGAATGTCGCAATTAGTGCTGGTGGTAGGATTGCCCTGACCCGTCTAGTTTCGACATTGGGACGCACTAACGTGGGACACTTTTTACCGGACTACACGGCCTATGAGGAACTACTAGATGCATTTGGAACTTTTTCACCGATCCCAATTCTTTTGGATCCGAGTGAAAACTATTCCTTTAGTTCAGAGCAGTTGAGAAAGGAAATACTTGGGCGCGGCTTATCGGCTATCCTCCTTTCAAATCCGTGTAATCCAACGGGGAAAATGATTTATGGCTCCGAACTCGAGCAATGGGTAGCTGTTGCTCGAGAGATTGGCTGCACAATTATATTGGATGAGTTTTACTCACATTATACATATGCTAGCGATTGTCTGAGCGTATCAGCGGCGGCTTATGTAGAGGATGTCAATAGAGACCCAATAGTCATAGTCGATGGCTTAACTAAAAACTGGCGCTATCCTGGCTTTCGCGTCTGTTGGACCGTTGGACCGGAGTCAATAATTGAGGGAGTATCATCGGCTGGAAGTTTTTTGGATGGTGGCTGTGCCCGACCCATGCAAAAGGTTGCTCTTCGGCTAGTATCTCAAGACGTTGCCGACAAAGAGGCGCGTGCTATCAAGGAAACATTTTCAACTAAAAGGGATTACCTTTTTAATAACTTATTAAGGCTTGGAATATCGGTTAACCCAGCACCGTTTGGAGGATTTTATTGCTGGGGAGACTTAAGTGGCCTGCCGAAGAACCTTCAAAACGGCATGAGTTTTTTTGAAAGAGCACTTGATGCAAAAACCATCGTTGTACCCGGTGAATTTTTCGACATCAACCCCGGCAGGCGGCGAGCAGAAAGGCCAAGTCGTTTTCAAAACTACGTCCGCTTCTCCTTCGGTCCTCCACTTGAGGAAATCGAGCGAGGCATAAGTTCCATCGAGAAATTTCTGTAGGCGGCAAATTTTAAAGCTCACCTTACTAGATCAAGCAATAGCCATGATATTTGGTGCATGTCAACTTTGTCATTTGCCGAAACAATTTTGTTCTACGTCGCTGCAATGAGCAATACGAAATCCATTCAGCGAAGTAATGTTGGGCCATTTTGTGCTT
The Deltaproteobacteria bacterium genome window above contains:
- the queC gene encoding 7-cyano-7-deazaguanine synthase QueC; this encodes MKIVLVYSGGLDSTTLLFYLRRQGHEVRCLSIDYGQRHCREIESARSICCLIGQELRVLDISQVGGLFGESALVDRNVPLPQGKYQLENMKVTIVPNRNMVFLSLAIAWAISTRSEAVAYAAHAGDRAVYPDCRPEFVADMDSVAKQCDWSSIDVIAPFIDKSKVDIVLLAASLGVPFEKTWSCYAGGEVHCGLCATCLERKEAFIGTGLVDGVQYAN
- a CDS encoding RNB domain-containing ribonuclease; translation: MPSLLNKLNAVTSSESIRESSIVDFENSGRCLAALVLSEKKGKWSVLDERGRESQLSSDRLFLLSARSDLANASNSERISFLSALSQEAQSLENSLNLEEVWDVVRDTSKKITVSDVCDLVYGENGARERLAAHRALLEDKIFFKRHKTHFEPRAPELVDELKLRADTEAKKEAKREQLLDSILSILKGEKRQLPPNIREIEQLAVFGTQAPDAKNAISLLEHVVKTSGLTLQGTAERKAFELLVAVGRFSPDENLSIHRFGRSAEFEANLCEMARDIAAATTSLQFEDREDFTHLHAITIDDEATRDIDDALTIETTQSGYRLGIHISDVTALVDESSPLAEEALQRGSSIYCPNFQIPMFPPAISQNAASLISGANRFALSFFVELDSQYAIKARLIKRTIICVRESISYDEVDELLYGDKGTGSTLEHEKSQMLLKFWEIASCLENRRISKGAVSFFRREKTPVVLDDGKIILEHSSEDSPSRKLVEEMMILANETAAQFAADNCIPIIFRCQEKPDIEIDTVGLDIPEGLAREYAQRSQFKRSLYMTKPSAHFGLGLSVYTQVTSPIRRAIDLLNQYQLVRFLLTNSLAFEPQRLDELLSSLETHLAEVFTIQREANRYWLLKYLQQERISEICGTVVKISGKRPLAELDILHSLQPFTPVGSNRSSRSGAPKCLGELVRLKIQHIDPREDSLVLMEMSPKTS
- a CDS encoding DUF3108 domain-containing protein codes for the protein MRILHGILIVWCLVFPSRVIGEYLDPGAVYVKTDSYENHTKLQLPLGAYKYDIAWQGISVASGDVVVKQRLIEGQKFFRVEANAKTADVIDWVYKLRHHSESLFEANSLKPLSFTTWQKENSHHSIRKVRFLDSGHIESRRWKDGEEGTNQFFATNNLTLDPLSAAFLARSLPIEVSSVHTFDVFNGKNRFLISFRVAGLESLSLGNGTTVRAYRIVPSVEKLTDSSKREPKLDSALIWLSADSHRDILKLESKVWVGSIIAQLIDFTPQSESRTHEARM
- a CDS encoding 1-acyl-sn-glycerol-3-phosphate acyltransferase, which codes for MSSSDSEVENVPKTRVLDWIATLPFAVCFILLLIAMDPIHRVGYFFGAKVQDSLFIALNKGLVALLRILNARIAVEKSDKIDPNKQYIIVSNHQSLFDIPIIASILARNNPKFIAKKELGQWIPSVSFVLRRGRHALIDRSDAGSAVQSISQLGTMMQRSGFSMVIFPEGTRARDGKLKKFRSLGLNALIKASPDCQVLPVTIDGSWKLAFYNFMPIPRGVVITIKIGDPILHNADVSASALSRMAGEIIAKNIKELHSQHDMHG
- a CDS encoding pyridoxal phosphate-dependent aminotransferase yields the protein MARLTTNAPKGFRPVPRTGVIYVMTEASRRGYQRTDTNWANLGQGAPETGHLPNSPERITSIVLDDSDNEYAPIDGLPELRDAVANLYNQRYRQKHKSKYRRENVAISAGGRIALTRLVSTLGRTNVGHFLPDYTAYEELLDAFGTFSPIPILLDPSENYSFSSEQLRKEILGRGLSAILLSNPCNPTGKMIYGSELEQWVAVAREIGCTIILDEFYSHYTYASDCLSVSAAAYVEDVNRDPIVIVDGLTKNWRYPGFRVCWTVGPESIIEGVSSAGSFLDGGCARPMQKVALRLVSQDVADKEARAIKETFSTKRDYLFNNLLRLGISVNPAPFGGFYCWGDLSGLPKNLQNGMSFFERALDAKTIVVPGEFFDINPGRRRAERPSRFQNYVRFSFGPPLEEIERGISSIEKFL